The Quercus robur chromosome 7, dhQueRobu3.1, whole genome shotgun sequence genome has a segment encoding these proteins:
- the LOC126691118 gene encoding BAG family molecular chaperone regulator 5, mitochondrial-like translates to MTSFFVIQDAFVMGAFFVISVCFVCGITSRSQSNSAIKIQSAYRAHAIRTLYKKISAVSSEADHLQRLIQRQETVDAILSNEREKLRMNEALMGMLLKLDSVPGVNPTVREARRKVSRRIVALQEILDAVSEAKTVYDDDCYEYGFVRNWDDVVAKMEEEVCRERGGDEMERFCAEHLGFRCLRFLSGP, encoded by the exons atgactAGTTTCTTCGTTATTCAGGACGCCTTCGTCATGGGTGCTTTCTTCGTCATTAGTGTTTGCTTCGTCTGTGGGAT AACTTCACGATCTCAATCCAACTCCGCCATTAAGATCCAGTCCGCATACCGGGCCCACGCGATCCGCACCTTGTACAAAAAGATCTCAGCCGTCAGCTCCGAAGCTGATCACCTCCAGCGCTTAATCCAACGGCAGGAAACGGTGGACGCAATCCTCAGCAACGAGCGAGAGAAGCTGAGGATGAACGAGGCCCTGATGGGTATGCTACTGAAGCTGGACTCGGTGCCCGGAGTTAATCCGACGGTGAGGGAGGCGAGGAGGAAGGTGAGTCGTCGGATCGTGGCGTTGCAGGAAATACTCGACGCTGTTTCGGAGGCAAAGACGGTTTACGACGACGACTGTTACGAATACGGGTTTGTGAGGAACTGGGACGACGTCGTTGCGAAGATGGAGGAAGAGGTTTGTAGAGAAAGAGGGGGTGATGAGATGGAGAGGTTTTGTGCTGAGCATTTGGGGTTTCGTTGCTTGAGATTTCTCAGTGGGCCCTGA
- the LOC126692643 gene encoding ribulose bisphosphate carboxylase/oxygenase activase, chloroplastic-like, translated as MAAASVPTLGAVNRAPLKLNGSGAGALVPSSAFWGNSLKKVSPKITNQRISSGSFKAVAEYDEQKQTSKDKWGGLAFDTSDDQQDITRGKGMVDSVFQAAMGSGTHYAVLSSYDYISAGLRQFKLDNNMDGFYIAPAFMDKLVVHITKNFLNLPNIKVPLILGIWGGKGQGKSFQCELVFAKMGINPIVMSAGELESGNAGEPAKLIRQRYREAADIISKGKMCCLFINDLDAGAGRMGGTTQYTVNNQMVNATLMNIADNPTSVQLPGMYNKVENPRVPIIVTGNDFSTLYAPLIRDGRMEKFYWAPTREDCIGVCTGIFRTHGVPKEGMVKLVDTFPGQSIDFFGALRARIYDDEVRKWISGVGVENVGKRLVNSKEEPPTFDQPKITLEKLLEYGNMLVQEQENVKRIQLAEKYLNEAALGDANEDAIKNGNFYGKAAQQFKLPVREGSTDPSAANFDPTARSDDGSCLYQF; from the exons ATGGCTGCTGCTTCAGTTCCAACTTTAGGAGCTGTTAACAGAGCACCG CTGAAATTGAATGGCTCTGGGGCTGGAGCATTGGTTCCAAGCTCGGCATTCTGGGGCAACAGCTTGAAGAAGGTGAGCCCCAAGATCACCAACCAGAGAATATCTTCTGGGAGTTTCAAGGCTGTTGCGGAGTACGATGAGCAAAAGCAGACATCCAAGGACAAATGGGGAGGACTTGCCTTTGACACTTCGGACGACCAGCAGGATATCACTAGGGGAAAGGGAATGGTGGACAGTGTTTTTCAAGCTGCCATGGGTTCTGGGACTCACTATGCTGTCCTGAGCTCCTATGATTATATCAGTGCTGGTCTTCGCCA ATTCAAACTTGACAACAACATGGATGGATTTTACATTGCACCCGCATTCATGGACAAGTTGGTTGTTCACATCACCAAGAACTTCTTGAACTTGCCAAACATTAAG GTTCCTCTCATCTTGGGTATCTGGGGAGGCAAAGGTCAGGGAAAATCATTCCAATGTGAGCTTGTCTTTGCAAAAATGGGAATCAA CCCCATCGTGATGAGTGCTGGAGAATTGGAAAGTGGGAATGCTGGAGAGCCTGCAAAATTGATTAGGCAAAGGTATCGCGAAGCAGCAGACATTATCAGCAAGGGAAAAATGTGCTGCCTATTCATCAATGACCTTGATGCTGGAGCGGGTAGGATGGGTGGAACTACCCAATACACTGTCAACAATCAGATGGTGAATGCCACTCTTATGAACATTGCTGATAACCCAACCAGTGTCCAGCTTCCTGGTATGTACAACAAGGTGGAAAATCCACGCGTTCCCATCATAGTCACTGGTAATGACTTCTCCACATTGTATGCCCCTCTCATCCGTGATGGTCGTATGGAAAAGTTCTACTGGGCACCTACACGGGAAGACTGCATTGGTGTCTGCACGGGCATTTTTCGGACACATGGTGTACCTAAGGAGGGCATGGTGAAGCTTGTTGACACCTTCCCTGGACAGTCCATTG ATTTCTTTGGTGCTCTCAGGGCAAGAATCTATGATGATGAAGTGAGGAAATGGATATCTGGCGTGGGTGTAGAGAATGTAGGTAAACGGCTCGTGAACTCAAAGGAGGAGCCTCCAACCTTTGATCAACCAAAAATTACACTTGAGAAGCTCCTTGAGTATGGAAACATGCTTGTTCAAGAGCAGGAGAATGTAAAGAGAATTCAATTGGCTGAGAAGTACTTGAATGAGGCAGCTCTTGGAGATGCAAATGAAGATGCTATCAAGAATGGAAACTTCTATG GCAAAGCAGCCCAACAATTTAAGCTTCCTGTTCGGGAAGGCAGCACTGATCCATCTGCTGCAAACTTTGATCCAACAGCTAGGAGTGATGATGGGTCCTGCCTGTATCAATTTTAA